From the Gallaecimonas kandeliae genome, one window contains:
- a CDS encoding phospholipid scramblase-related protein: MERLNSLDGLIVRQQKEWVEILSGFETKNKYTVLDEAGNNIYYAAEEGGSALLRVFLKALRPFTIVVLAENNQEVLRVARPFRFYFHEANILDSQGQSLGALKKRFSFFRRKYSVLDSSGRELFQLFGPILKPWTFVIKKGDAEYGKITKKWSGLLKEGFTDADNFDVTFPREWDARLKALFLGAVFLIDFVHFENKGND; this comes from the coding sequence ATGGAAAGGCTGAATTCACTGGATGGTCTCATCGTAAGGCAGCAGAAAGAATGGGTGGAAATTCTTTCTGGTTTCGAGACGAAAAATAAATACACTGTGCTGGATGAAGCTGGCAATAACATCTATTATGCGGCAGAGGAGGGCGGCTCCGCGCTGCTCAGGGTATTTCTAAAAGCCCTGCGCCCTTTTACGATCGTTGTCTTAGCAGAAAATAATCAGGAAGTGTTGCGCGTGGCAAGGCCGTTCAGGTTCTACTTCCATGAGGCCAATATCCTTGACTCTCAAGGTCAGTCTCTTGGGGCGCTGAAGAAACGTTTTTCTTTTTTTCGGCGTAAATACTCGGTCTTGGATAGCTCGGGGCGAGAGCTGTTCCAGCTGTTTGGGCCCATACTTAAGCCTTGGACCTTTGTCATCAAGAAGGGCGACGCTGAGTATGGGAAGATCACAAAAAAATGGAGCGGCCTGCTTAAGGAGGGTTTTACAGACGCCGACAACTTCGACGTGACTTTCCCCAGAGAGTGGGATGCCAGGTTAAAAGCACTCTTTCTCGGAGCCGTATTCTTGATTGACTTTGTCCACTTCGAGAACAAAGGTAACGACTAA
- a CDS encoding tetratricopeptide repeat protein, translating into MQSPTEEWEKKEIALWERFSSYSTEAFLAHIEELVAQLPEGHPLVPFERGCAFDSSGYPELAIPQYREAIAKGISGLRKRRTSIQLASSLRNLGKLEESLSILEAELRSDPDELDGAVRGFLALVLHDQGRKDEALLHSLQALSVYLPRYNQSLFRYAGRLVDKR; encoded by the coding sequence ATGCAATCTCCAACGGAAGAGTGGGAGAAAAAGGAAATTGCGCTTTGGGAGCGATTCTCGAGCTATTCTACTGAGGCCTTCCTGGCCCATATAGAAGAGTTGGTAGCACAACTGCCGGAAGGGCACCCCTTGGTTCCTTTCGAACGCGGCTGTGCCTTTGATTCCAGCGGTTATCCTGAGTTGGCAATCCCGCAGTACAGGGAAGCCATAGCGAAGGGTATATCCGGACTACGAAAAAGGAGGACCTCTATCCAACTGGCTAGTTCATTGCGGAATCTGGGCAAGCTTGAGGAGAGCCTTTCAATACTCGAAGCAGAGCTAAGAAGCGATCCTGATGAGCTGGATGGGGCAGTGCGAGGTTTCCTGGCTCTAGTCCTCCATGATCAGGGGCGCAAAGATGAGGCCCTGCTTCATAGTTTGCAAGCGCTGTCCGTTTATTTGCCCCGCTACAATCAGTCCCTGTTCCGATATGCAGGACGTTTAGTCGACAAGCGCTAA
- a CDS encoding DUF6326 family protein, producing the protein MPALEDIKVPVKIKLAALWASTMFCYVYGDYFELYIPGKLQTMLQGHMEPLGAVTQTVLLGTSVLMIIPSIMIFLSLALKPVVSRWLNIVVGLLFTVLMLLIAVSSGWAFYVLFAVVEVVLTSLVVWYAWRWPRQATGAASGI; encoded by the coding sequence ATGCCCGCATTAGAAGATATAAAAGTCCCTGTAAAGATAAAACTTGCGGCCCTATGGGCTAGTACGATGTTTTGCTATGTCTACGGCGACTATTTCGAGCTCTACATACCCGGGAAGCTGCAAACGATGTTGCAAGGGCATATGGAGCCCCTTGGTGCGGTGACGCAGACAGTGCTGCTGGGCACTTCTGTCTTGATGATAATTCCAAGCATCATGATCTTCCTTAGCCTCGCCCTTAAACCCGTCGTCAGCCGTTGGCTCAACATAGTAGTGGGGTTGCTCTTCACGGTACTGATGCTGTTAATTGCCGTCAGTAGCGGCTGGGCTTTCTATGTCCTGTTTGCAGTGGTCGAAGTCGTGCTCACTTCGCTCGTGGTCTGGTATGCGTGGCGTTGGCCGAGACAAGCAACAGGCGCAGCATCCGGCATTTGA
- a CDS encoding class I SAM-dependent DNA methyltransferase encodes MSANALYTDLSGYYDLMCADIDYQAQSHCIRRLHQIFGNSGNSHLDLACGTGPHVRHFVDFGYVSSGLDINQPMLDIAVMRCPQAQFSLQDMCSFEVAEPLDLITCFLYSIHYSAGLARLKDCIASVHRALKPGGVFCFNVVDKNKINNASFVRHSAEQEGSLLTFQSGWYYSGAGERQSLKVSIEKTTAEETQSWRDEHPMVAFGFDELLAILAPYFEVHVFEHDYEKIIPWDNHSGNAIFTCVKL; translated from the coding sequence ATGTCCGCCAACGCCTTGTACACCGACCTGTCCGGTTATTACGACTTAATGTGTGCCGATATCGACTACCAGGCGCAGAGCCATTGCATTCGCAGGCTGCACCAGATCTTCGGGAACAGCGGCAATAGCCACCTCGATCTCGCCTGTGGCACTGGCCCCCATGTCCGTCATTTCGTGGATTTCGGTTACGTCAGCAGCGGGCTCGACATCAACCAGCCGATGCTGGACATCGCGGTCATGCGCTGCCCACAAGCGCAGTTTTCATTGCAGGACATGTGCAGTTTCGAGGTGGCCGAGCCGCTGGACCTTATCACCTGCTTCTTGTACTCCATCCACTACAGCGCTGGGCTGGCAAGGCTGAAAGACTGCATCGCCAGCGTCCACCGGGCACTCAAGCCAGGCGGCGTCTTCTGTTTTAACGTGGTGGACAAGAACAAGATCAACAACGCTTCTTTTGTACGGCACTCGGCAGAACAGGAAGGCAGCCTGCTCACCTTCCAGTCCGGCTGGTATTACAGCGGCGCCGGTGAAAGGCAGTCGCTGAAGGTCAGTATCGAAAAGACCACGGCCGAAGAAACCCAATCCTGGCGCGACGAGCACCCCATGGTGGCCTTCGGCTTCGACGAACTGCTGGCCATATTGGCGCCCTACTTCGAAGTGCATGTCTTCGAGCATGACTACGAGAAGATCATTCCCTGGGACAACCACTCCGGCAACGCCATTTTTACCTGCGTGAAGCTGTAA
- a CDS encoding prohibitin family protein — protein MATQLRAPAVGIAKIVPFLVLLAIVVVAYGSWFTVDQGERGVHLRNGRIIGTAEPGLGFKMPLIDKIVKISTQTHTVSYSKLQAYSRDQQPATIRASVTFRVPEDKVAQVYANFMNIDSMVNRLVDRAVPTQVENIFGQYTAISAVQERVKFVMDVTDAIKKAVQGPIEISSVQIENIDFSNAYEKSVEDRMRAEVEVQTQKQNLEKERVSAQIAVTKAQAEADSQLARAKAEAEAIRIKGEAEAAAIKSRAAALAQNKDLVELTKAEKWDGKLPQTMLPNSTLPFFDTHK, from the coding sequence ATGGCAACACAACTCCGGGCCCCTGCGGTGGGCATCGCCAAAATAGTCCCTTTCCTTGTCCTGCTGGCTATCGTCGTGGTGGCCTACGGCAGCTGGTTCACGGTGGACCAGGGGGAGCGGGGGGTGCATCTGCGTAACGGCCGCATCATCGGCACCGCCGAGCCGGGGCTGGGGTTCAAGATGCCGCTCATCGACAAGATAGTGAAGATCTCCACCCAGACCCACACCGTCAGCTACTCCAAGCTCCAGGCCTACAGCCGCGACCAGCAGCCGGCCACCATCAGGGCGTCGGTGACCTTCCGTGTGCCGGAAGACAAGGTGGCCCAGGTCTATGCCAACTTCATGAACATCGACTCCATGGTCAACCGCCTGGTGGACCGCGCCGTGCCCACCCAGGTGGAGAACATCTTCGGCCAGTACACCGCCATCTCCGCCGTGCAGGAACGGGTCAAGTTCGTGATGGACGTGACCGACGCCATCAAGAAGGCGGTGCAGGGGCCCATCGAGATAAGCTCGGTGCAGATAGAAAACATCGACTTCTCCAACGCTTATGAGAAATCGGTGGAAGACAGGATGCGCGCCGAGGTGGAGGTGCAGACCCAGAAGCAGAACCTGGAGAAGGAGCGGGTCAGCGCCCAGATAGCGGTGACCAAGGCCCAGGCGGAAGCCGATTCCCAGCTGGCCCGGGCCAAGGCCGAGGCCGAAGCCATCCGCATCAAGGGTGAAGCCGAGGCCGCCGCCATCAAGAGCCGCGCCGCCGCCCTGGCCCAGAACAAGGATCTGGTGGAGCTGACCAAGGCCGAGAAATGGGACGGCAAGCTGCCCCAGACCATGCTGCCCAACAGCACGCTGCCGTTCTTCGATACCCATAAATAA
- a CDS encoding GFA family protein yields the protein MTYQGSCHCGRIAFEVDGQVDGALACNCSICRRKGALMWFVPRSALKLLTPEDAASTYSFNKHVIRHRFCPVCGIHPYGEGQDPKGNAMAAINLNCIEDLDLAALPVKHFDGRSL from the coding sequence ATGACATACCAGGGAAGCTGCCACTGCGGCCGCATCGCCTTCGAAGTGGACGGCCAGGTAGATGGGGCCCTGGCCTGCAACTGCTCCATCTGCAGGCGCAAGGGGGCCTTGATGTGGTTCGTACCCCGCAGCGCCCTCAAGCTGCTGACCCCGGAAGACGCGGCCAGCACCTATAGCTTCAACAAGCACGTCATCCGGCACCGCTTCTGCCCCGTCTGCGGCATCCACCCCTATGGCGAAGGCCAGGATCCCAAAGGCAACGCCATGGCCGCCATCAACCTCAACTGCATCGAGGACCTGGACCTGGCGGCCCTGCCGGTCAAGCATTTCGACGGCCGTTCTCTCTGA
- a CDS encoding threonine aldolase family protein — MTDHLGAFRAAFNQCRHSTVRNQKISLKASLQRLADATGEAEEADVYGSGALITDFEAEVARLLGKEAALFLPSGTLAQPMALKIWAEEQRSPYVALHATSHLELHEQKGFEILYGLKGVTLGDAHQVPTLAQLQAAALNPLAAVLLELPMREIGGQLPPWDELVAQSQWVRGQGIRLHLDGARLWQCPAAYGKSLAEIAALFDSVYVSFYKDLGGISGAVLAGDQDFIAKARIWLRRAGGNLYSLAPYVIAAREGLREHLPQLPKRRDNAQWLAQQINALAGFSTWPLQPQTNMFRLRIQCQPQRFLEKAARWMRQSGLALITPPYQVGEAHLCCELTIGSAFDQQSRDQWQAAIDAFAAEVLAD, encoded by the coding sequence ATGACCGATCACCTGGGCGCTTTTCGCGCCGCCTTCAACCAGTGCCGCCATAGCACGGTGCGCAACCAGAAAATCTCCCTCAAGGCCAGCCTGCAGCGGCTGGCGGATGCCACCGGTGAGGCCGAGGAAGCCGACGTTTACGGCAGCGGCGCCCTGATCACGGACTTCGAAGCCGAGGTGGCCCGGCTGCTGGGCAAGGAAGCGGCGCTCTTTTTACCCAGCGGCACCCTGGCCCAGCCCATGGCCCTGAAGATCTGGGCCGAAGAGCAGCGCAGTCCCTATGTGGCACTGCACGCCACCAGCCACCTGGAGCTGCACGAGCAGAAGGGTTTCGAAATCCTCTACGGCCTCAAGGGCGTTACCCTCGGCGACGCCCACCAGGTGCCGACCCTGGCCCAGCTGCAGGCGGCCGCCCTAAACCCCCTGGCTGCCGTGCTGCTGGAACTGCCCATGCGCGAGATAGGCGGCCAGCTGCCACCCTGGGACGAACTGGTGGCACAGAGCCAATGGGTGCGGGGGCAGGGAATACGCCTGCACCTGGACGGCGCCCGGCTCTGGCAATGCCCGGCCGCCTACGGCAAGTCCCTGGCGGAAATAGCGGCGTTGTTCGACTCGGTCTATGTGAGCTTCTACAAGGATCTCGGCGGCATCAGCGGCGCCGTGCTGGCAGGCGACCAGGACTTCATCGCCAAGGCCCGCATCTGGCTGCGCCGGGCCGGCGGTAACCTCTACAGCCTGGCCCCCTATGTGATTGCCGCCCGGGAGGGCCTGCGCGAACACCTGCCGCAGCTTCCCAAGCGCCGGGACAACGCCCAGTGGCTGGCCCAGCAGATCAACGCCCTGGCCGGGTTCAGCACCTGGCCCTTGCAGCCCCAGACCAACATGTTCCGGCTGCGCATCCAGTGCCAGCCGCAGCGCTTCTTGGAAAAGGCGGCCCGCTGGATGCGCCAGAGCGGCCTGGCCCTCATCACGCCGCCCTACCAGGTAGGGGAAGCGCACCTTTGCTGCGAGCTGACCATCGGCAGCGCCTTCGACCAGCAGAGCCGGGACCAATGGCAGGCGGCCATAGACGCCTTCGCCGCCGAGGTGCTGGCGGACTGA
- a CDS encoding aminoglycoside phosphotransferase family protein — translation MTVTQSWEQGDWPASADAWVKAELEKRQIPAGMPLEAVSGWALGQILRQPTAQGDYYFKATAKLPLFSNEASLCRTLSDCFPGATPATLAIQADRQWMLSGSFGQPLAQDCDLSVWAEAFAAYGRLQSSSIPHLERLKASGCLARPVTALPERLAELFCDERLAGLLPSKALAYATETIAKVAEAIADLGRHPLPDALMHGDLHIENIARTQDGFVFFDWSDACISHPFIDGTYVYRMPEGAGKERIIDAYLGGWTAFMDKGALRQTWDRAEILCYAHQAQSYGSMMIQLPEQGRAPLKTAFENAFIRLNDKARS, via the coding sequence ATGACAGTCACGCAATCTTGGGAGCAGGGCGACTGGCCGGCCAGTGCCGACGCCTGGGTCAAGGCCGAGCTGGAAAAGCGGCAGATCCCGGCAGGAATGCCCCTTGAGGCGGTGTCCGGCTGGGCCCTGGGGCAGATCCTGAGGCAGCCCACGGCCCAGGGGGACTACTACTTCAAGGCCACGGCAAAGCTGCCTTTGTTCTCCAACGAGGCCAGCCTGTGCCGCACCCTCAGCGACTGCTTCCCCGGCGCGACGCCGGCGACGCTGGCCATCCAGGCGGACAGGCAATGGATGCTGTCTGGCAGCTTTGGCCAGCCGTTGGCGCAGGACTGCGACCTGTCGGTCTGGGCCGAGGCCTTTGCCGCCTATGGGCGCCTGCAGAGCAGCTCCATCCCGCACCTTGAGCGGCTGAAGGCCAGCGGCTGCCTGGCCAGGCCCGTTACGGCGCTGCCCGAGCGGCTGGCGGAGCTCTTCTGTGACGAGCGCCTCGCCGGCCTGCTGCCTTCAAAGGCGCTGGCCTACGCCACCGAGACGATAGCCAAAGTGGCCGAGGCCATTGCCGACTTGGGGCGCCATCCCCTGCCGGACGCCCTGATGCACGGGGATCTGCATATCGAGAACATAGCCCGGACCCAGGACGGCTTTGTCTTCTTCGACTGGAGCGACGCCTGCATCAGCCACCCCTTCATCGACGGCACCTATGTCTACCGCATGCCGGAAGGCGCGGGAAAAGAGCGCATCATCGACGCATACCTCGGCGGCTGGACGGCGTTCATGGACAAAGGAGCGCTGCGCCAGACTTGGGACAGGGCGGAGATCCTCTGTTATGCCCACCAGGCCCAGTCTTATGGGTCCATGATGATCCAGCTTCCCGAGCAGGGCCGTGCGCCCCTGAAGACGGCCTTCGAGAACGCCTTTATCCGGCTTAATGACAAGGCCAGGAGCTGA
- a CDS encoding Dyp-type peroxidase, translating into MDKPIDTPAGLDAPRSKILNLDFSQKALAYFPDHAVYCSFYVNDHSLDMHQRWQELARRLDAYCADKGYRSAVILGVGFELWAGWSEVLGYSLPQGMGSKAKLDELGQIVGNSGGDLWFHIKSDDKSDAEALRALVEDAMAPYCLKAPLIVAADKRHGGKVLGGRFTDGIINPPDAEDLSQRTVIGGEDPSHRGGAFLISQRFLHDWEKLGAMSELDKQNMIGRDDKDRLIPMDDSASHIKRVRQLNGDRVNFRLLRQALPFGHKADNRSREEGVFFAGYAKASHVFDQLLDGIAGHQKGFIQDRLFSVTHSHQGSYWYVPSLEECGIQAGPGNEEITMNAYFDVRSENGYMFYNAKDYQHKVRHSKLTQDCPLSDRILALVDKQFSRWHDTWYKPRQTPPLGHLRDHLGPDDKALLDASVVLRKGKATQLSLSKILVSPEYSKKANLLAIDPLEIIVGNMPQLSLGIGSQVLEYLSEDEKITGFFSMLNEYSATGHNVPNHSRLLELGLDGVRALFSERASTAPAERRDFYQAVTWTLEGLSAFIEAYGNLARRMLEEGTELSDSERANLQDIAQRMDKIAHQAPETFLEGLNLVFLLNCALHQTGEPMSIGRLDQFMLPLYEQDRAAGVSQEAIQEMLDAFWLKMDETVLYNYNHLNDYLNYGTGAVFYSGGNFPQGAAINQWVQQLTVGGVVADDAPVPKDGSNDLTLMCLRSARRLPLNAPCLSLRVHKNMPEPLFEEAAKAILSGGAHPIMLNDDKLVPALMACGPLRLEDARDYTCDGCYEPVIAGKTEWAFSYVPLLPYVGMAINQGATIQGAGPVNLRGLKSSWNSPPAQEIHSFDKLMDIFYSHWKWGINQFFNTLMNGYGALWNYCPSPLFSAFLDDSLETGRDLTDGGARYHIVAPMMCGITNAINALYAIKKLVFDPATARCSLPQLLLALQCNWGQNMQPPFYTSLEGPLRRDQDAIFFKELRQVALALPKFGVGDDAELGELAKSVVARCVGIIHECFDKPLPGIKAAYEAIQQRYGSPERPFAFTITPGVGTFEDNVGLGMGMGASADGRLAGQPTADDFAAAPWPDDLPFNSQQSDPFTSLKAWNVEPINHGMANCAPIDLNIPEDFPLDKLTELVRDFAHGKLGSNMITITCADPATFQAAQQYPEKYDLVRVRMGGWSEFYVAMFDFHQDYILRRPYYAVPRG; encoded by the coding sequence ATGGACAAGCCAATCGACACCCCCGCCGGGCTGGACGCGCCCCGCAGCAAGATCCTCAACCTTGATTTCAGCCAGAAGGCCCTGGCCTATTTCCCGGACCACGCCGTCTACTGCAGTTTCTACGTCAACGACCATTCCCTGGACATGCACCAGCGCTGGCAGGAGCTGGCCAGGCGCCTGGACGCCTACTGCGCCGACAAGGGCTACCGCAGCGCCGTGATCCTGGGGGTGGGCTTCGAGCTCTGGGCCGGCTGGAGCGAGGTGCTGGGGTATTCGCTGCCCCAGGGCATGGGCTCCAAGGCCAAGCTCGACGAACTGGGCCAGATCGTCGGCAACAGCGGCGGCGATCTCTGGTTCCACATCAAGTCCGACGACAAAAGCGACGCCGAGGCGCTGCGGGCCCTGGTGGAAGACGCCATGGCGCCTTACTGCCTGAAGGCGCCGCTTATAGTGGCGGCGGACAAGCGACACGGCGGCAAGGTGCTGGGGGGCCGTTTCACCGACGGCATCATCAACCCGCCGGACGCCGAGGATCTGTCCCAGCGCACCGTCATCGGCGGGGAAGATCCCAGCCACAGGGGCGGCGCCTTCCTGATCTCCCAGCGCTTCCTCCACGACTGGGAGAAGCTCGGCGCCATGAGCGAGCTGGACAAGCAGAACATGATAGGGCGGGACGACAAGGACAGGCTGATCCCCATGGACGACAGCGCCAGCCACATCAAGCGGGTGCGCCAATTGAATGGAGACAGGGTCAACTTCCGGTTGCTGCGCCAGGCGCTGCCCTTCGGCCACAAGGCCGACAACCGATCCCGTGAAGAGGGGGTCTTCTTCGCCGGCTACGCCAAGGCCAGCCATGTCTTCGACCAGCTGCTGGACGGCATCGCCGGCCACCAGAAGGGTTTCATCCAGGACCGGCTGTTCAGCGTCACCCACAGCCACCAGGGCTCTTACTGGTACGTGCCCAGCCTCGAAGAATGCGGCATCCAGGCCGGCCCCGGCAACGAAGAAATCACCATGAACGCCTACTTCGACGTGCGCAGCGAAAACGGCTACATGTTCTACAACGCCAAGGACTACCAGCACAAGGTGCGCCATTCCAAGCTGACCCAGGACTGCCCCCTGAGCGACCGCATACTGGCGCTGGTGGACAAGCAGTTCTCCCGCTGGCACGACACCTGGTACAAGCCGCGCCAGACCCCGCCCCTTGGCCACCTGCGCGACCACCTGGGCCCCGACGACAAGGCCCTGCTGGACGCCTCTGTGGTGCTGCGCAAGGGCAAGGCCACCCAGCTCAGCCTGTCCAAGATCCTGGTCAGCCCCGAGTACAGCAAGAAGGCCAACCTGCTGGCCATAGATCCCTTGGAGATCATCGTCGGCAACATGCCCCAGCTCTCCCTCGGCATCGGCAGCCAGGTGCTGGAGTACCTCAGCGAGGACGAGAAGATCACCGGCTTCTTCAGCATGCTCAACGAGTATTCGGCCACGGGCCACAATGTGCCCAACCACAGCCGCCTGCTGGAGCTTGGCCTGGACGGGGTCCGCGCCCTGTTCAGCGAGCGGGCCAGCACGGCGCCGGCCGAGCGCCGCGACTTCTACCAGGCGGTGACCTGGACCCTGGAGGGCCTGTCGGCCTTCATCGAGGCCTACGGGAACCTCGCCCGGCGCATGCTGGAGGAGGGCACGGAGCTGTCGGACAGCGAGCGGGCCAACCTTCAGGACATCGCCCAGCGCATGGACAAGATAGCCCACCAGGCCCCCGAGACCTTTCTTGAGGGCCTGAACCTGGTGTTCCTGCTCAACTGCGCCCTGCACCAGACCGGCGAACCCATGTCCATCGGCCGCCTCGACCAGTTCATGCTGCCGCTTTACGAGCAGGACAGGGCCGCCGGGGTCAGCCAGGAGGCCATCCAGGAGATGCTGGACGCCTTCTGGCTGAAGATGGACGAGACGGTGCTCTACAACTACAACCACCTCAACGACTACCTCAACTACGGCACCGGCGCTGTCTTCTACTCCGGCGGCAACTTCCCGCAAGGGGCGGCCATCAACCAGTGGGTGCAGCAGCTGACGGTGGGCGGTGTGGTGGCGGACGACGCTCCCGTGCCCAAGGACGGCTCCAACGACCTCACCCTGATGTGCCTGCGCTCGGCCAGGCGCCTGCCCCTCAACGCCCCCTGCCTGTCGCTGCGGGTCCACAAGAACATGCCGGAGCCCCTCTTCGAAGAGGCGGCCAAGGCCATCCTCAGCGGCGGCGCCCACCCCATCATGCTCAACGACGACAAGCTGGTGCCGGCGCTGATGGCCTGCGGCCCGCTGCGCCTCGAAGACGCCCGGGATTACACCTGCGACGGCTGCTACGAGCCGGTCATCGCCGGCAAGACGGAATGGGCCTTCAGCTATGTGCCGCTGCTGCCCTATGTCGGCATGGCTATCAACCAGGGCGCCACCATACAGGGGGCGGGGCCCGTGAACCTGCGCGGCCTGAAAAGCTCCTGGAACTCGCCGCCGGCCCAGGAGATCCACAGCTTCGACAAGCTGATGGACATCTTCTACAGCCACTGGAAGTGGGGCATAAACCAGTTCTTCAACACCCTGATGAACGGCTACGGGGCGCTCTGGAACTACTGCCCCAGCCCGCTGTTCTCTGCCTTCTTGGACGACAGCCTGGAGACGGGACGGGATCTCACCGACGGTGGCGCCCGCTACCACATAGTGGCGCCCATGATGTGCGGCATCACCAACGCCATCAACGCCCTCTACGCCATCAAGAAACTGGTGTTCGACCCGGCCACGGCCCGCTGCTCGCTGCCGCAGCTGCTGCTGGCGCTGCAATGCAACTGGGGCCAGAACATGCAGCCGCCTTTCTACACCAGCCTGGAAGGGCCACTGCGCCGCGATCAGGACGCCATCTTCTTCAAGGAGCTGCGCCAGGTGGCCCTGGCCCTGCCCAAGTTCGGGGTCGGTGACGACGCCGAGCTTGGCGAGCTGGCCAAATCGGTGGTGGCGCGCTGCGTGGGTATCATCCATGAGTGCTTCGACAAGCCCCTGCCGGGCATCAAGGCCGCCTACGAGGCCATACAGCAGCGCTACGGCAGCCCGGAGCGGCCCTTCGCCTTCACCATCACCCCTGGGGTGGGCACCTTCGAGGACAACGTCGGCCTCGGCATGGGCATGGGCGCCTCGGCGGACGGCCGCCTGGCGGGCCAGCCCACGGCGGACGACTTCGCCGCCGCCCCCTGGCCGGACGACCTGCCCTTCAACAGCCAGCAGAGCGACCCCTTCACCAGCCTCAAGGCCTGGAACGTCGAGCCCATCAACCACGGCATGGCCAACTGCGCCCCCATCGACCTCAACATCCCGGAGGACTTCCCCCTGGACAAGTTGACCGAGCTGGTACGGGACTTTGCCCACGGCAAGCTGGGCTCCAACATGATCACCATCACCTGCGCCGATCCCGCCACCTTCCAGGCGGCCCAGCAGTACCCCGAGAAGTACGACCTGGTGCGGGTACGGATGGGAGGCTGGAGCGAGTTCTATGTGGCCATGTTCGACTTCCACCAGGACTACATATTGCGCCGGCCCTACTACGCGGTGCCGAGGGGCTGA
- a CDS encoding substrate-binding periplasmic protein, whose translation MRRAMAWLALLLGLGCHGLHAEEVVIGAEDDWYPYSGVQDGKAQGMAEDIVKAAFAARGIQVRFVLLPYVRCMNEVKAGKLLACFDTPRTSDVEADYLWHKVPLFSAAAYIYAKADSPEQGLGLQDLLGKSIATTRFYGYGEGFDGNTAIQQRPTDRDIFGLRQLIHGKVPYFAGFDRVMAYLETRYPELKTQVKVVGSIATTDIYMAFSKTFPGAEAKLAAFNEGLAEIHHQGRYHKLLADWDARYPALARPGERP comes from the coding sequence ATGCGGCGTGCTATGGCCTGGTTGGCGTTGTTGTTGGGGCTCGGATGCCACGGCCTTCATGCCGAAGAGGTGGTGATAGGCGCAGAGGACGACTGGTATCCGTACTCGGGTGTCCAGGACGGCAAGGCCCAGGGTATGGCCGAGGACATCGTCAAGGCCGCCTTTGCCGCCAGGGGCATCCAGGTCCGCTTCGTGCTGCTGCCCTATGTCCGCTGCATGAACGAGGTCAAGGCCGGCAAGCTGCTGGCGTGCTTCGATACCCCCCGCACCAGCGACGTGGAAGCCGACTACCTGTGGCACAAGGTGCCGCTCTTTTCCGCCGCCGCCTACATCTACGCCAAGGCCGACTCCCCGGAGCAGGGCCTTGGGCTTCAGGATCTGCTGGGCAAAAGTATCGCCACCACCCGCTTCTACGGCTACGGCGAGGGCTTCGACGGCAATACCGCCATCCAGCAGCGCCCCACCGACAGGGACATCTTCGGGCTGCGCCAACTTATCCACGGCAAGGTGCCTTACTTCGCCGGCTTTGACAGAGTCATGGCCTACCTCGAGACCCGCTATCCCGAGCTGAAAACCCAGGTCAAGGTGGTGGGCTCCATCGCCACCACCGACATCTACATGGCGTTTTCCAAGACCTTTCCCGGGGCCGAGGCGAAGCTGGCGGCTTTCAACGAGGGGCTTGCCGAGATCCACCACCAAGGTAGGTACCACAAGCTGCTGGCCGATTGGGATGCCCGCTACCCGGCCCTGGCTCGGCCCGGCGAGCGGCCATGA